CTTCGTCGATTCATCCGGGCTCGGATCATTGGTCTCCGGCTTCAAAAATGCCAGCGCCCGCAACGGCAATCTGAAGCTGAGCGGCCTTCAACCCCAGGTGAAATCAATGTTCGAACTGACCCGCCTGCATCGGGTTTTTGAAATATTTCCGGAATCGGATGAAGCCCTTTCGAGTTTCCAGTAGCCGCTGGAAACTGAGGCAGGGGATTGTGAACACGCGATGACTGAAAAACTTGCCATTGACATAAAAGTGCCGAATCAGACGCGCTATCTCAGTCTGATTGGCAAAATCGGCGAAGACATCGCCCGGACGATCAAGCGTTACAACGGAGACCGGGAGGAACTCGCCTACCAGGTCAACCTTGTCTTGACCGAGGCAACGTCGAATGCAATCCTCCACGCCGAATCGTGTCTTGACGACCGGGAAATCCATATCAATATCTCGATCATCAACAAGGATCTGCATATCAAGGTGTATGATCAGGGCAAGGGGTTCGACCTGAAAAACGTGCCGAGTCCGGACTTTGGCAGACCCGAGGAGTCGGGGCGCGGCGTTTACATCATTCAATCAATCATGGACAAGGTCGACTGCAGCCGGAGCAGCAGCGGACATGTCCTTGAAATGATCAAGCACCTGCACTGAAATTTATCACCCCAGAACATATTCTGTCAGCTGAGCGTGGCTCTCGAGACTGAGCGGGACCTCGAATGAGGGTTTATAGGCGGCAAAGGCAATGCCTGCCTGCTCCGCCGCCTTTTTGTCGTAAATCGAGTCGCCGACGAAGAGAACATCCGCATTATCGAGACCGAGACGGCTGATCGCCAGCAGCAGCATATCCGGATGTGGTTTCGGTCTTTCAACGTCGCGGCTGGTGACAACCGTACTGAAATATCGGTTCAGTTCAAAATGCGCAAGGACTGCCGGCATGCTGCTGCCCCTGTTGGTAGCCACTGCCAGCGGCAATGATTCGGATAATCGAGCCAGGGCATCGTGCAGACCCGGTTCCGGATCCATGCACGGGATAAATTTCCGGTAATCGATCGTTGCTGCAAATTCCAGGGCCGCATCGCGCCGTTCTTCCCCCAGAAGATGCAGAAGAACCTCCGGGCTTGCCGCCGCATGACAGAGGTCGGCTTTTTCCCGATCGTTTTCGTTGACCGGATCGGCACCGAAATAAGTGAGGATGTCATTATAATAGGCCAGGTTGGCCCGCCGGCTCTCGAACATCACCCCATCGCAGTCAAAAATCACGCCCTTGAATTCAGCCATCGGCATTCCTCCGACCATAAATGATTATAATCCCGGCAATCCCGAGCAGAAACATCGGCAGGGAGAGCAGCTGGCCCATGGTGGCGCCCTGCCAGAGATAACCGATATGGCTGTCCGGTTGGCGAAAAAACTCGACGACAAACCGGGCCAGACCATAACCGGCGAGAAAAAGAAATAGCGGCAGGCCCCGACGGGGCTGCAGGCGATGAACTAACCAGAGAACGACAAAAAGGACAACGCCTTCGAGGAAAGCCTCGTAAAGCTGACTCGGATGGCGCGGCATGCTGCCGGCAGCCGGAAAGACGACACCCCAGGAAACATCGGTTACCCGCCCCCAGAGTTCACCATTGATAAAATTGCCAATCCGGCCGAATCCGAGTCCGATCGGGGTCGCCGCAGCGACGATATCGCCTACTTCAAGCAGCGACTTGTTGCGGCGGCGGCAAAACAGGAGGATTGCCGCGGTGACCCCGAGGAGGCCACCATGAAAACTCATCCCGCCTTTCCATACGGCGAGAATTTCGAACAGGTGATGACGATAATAATCAAAATTGTAAAAAAGGGTATAACCGATCCGGCCGCCGAGAACAACACCGAACACGCCATAAAAGATCAGGTCTGAAATCGCTTCGGAATTCAATGAGAATTTGCGCAGGCGGGCCAGATAATTCATGTAAAAATAACTGCCGATAAATCCGAGCAGATACATGACTCCGTACCAGCGGACAGCCAGCGGCCCAATATGGAAGATGACCGGATCTATGTGCGGCAAAGTCATCATCAATCTCCTGATAGCTTGCGGAAAACAGCGTTCATATCATAAGGGAGATCAAGGGAAAAATCGAGTTTAACTTTGCTCACCGGATGCAGCAGCTGTAATGAGCAGGCATGCAGCATCTGACGGGGAATGTCGACATTGCCGACCGCAGCCGGGCCGCCATATCGTGTGTCGCCGAGCAGCGGGTGCCCCGCTTCGGCAAAATGAACCCTGATCTGATGCATCAGTCCGGTCGGGATCTCAACTTCGACGGCAGACATCAATTCGTTGGCGGCAATTGTTCGATAGCGGGTAAGCGCTTCCTGTCCGCCCCGGGCAACACTCCGCATCAGGTTGCTGGCCCGATTGCGGGCCAGCATCGACTTGAATTCGCCTGCAGCCGGTTCGATACGCCCGGAGACAAAAGCCCGGTAGAGTTTCCGCACGCCGCGACCGGCGAATGCCTGCGTCAAACCCTTGTGAGCCTGACGATGAATCGAAAAAATGATCAAACCTGAGGTATCGCGATCAAGGCGCTGAACCATGCCGATCGACGGTTTCAGATCCCGACGCAGCGGATTCTTCAGATAATCGGCAACCGCCGCATAAAGCGTCCCCTTGTAACGGGACGGTGTCGGCTGTGTGTCGACGCCGGCCGGTTTGTTGACGAGCAACAGGTATTGATCACGAAAGATGATGTCCTGGTCTTTCAGCACAAAAGGTTCAAACGGCAGACCATCGATATGGACGGTAATTGCATCGTTGGTTCTGAGTTCGCGGGAGCATTGCATGAGACGACGCTGGTTGAGATGTACGGAACCGAGATCGATCAGCTTTTTTGCCTGACCACGTGAAAGATCCTGATCAATCTGTGCCAGGAACTGGTCGAGACGCAACCCGGCCTGTTCCGCTGTTACCACCGCTCTGATTGTTCGGCGTTTTGAAAGCATTGAGTTCCGTAAAGCAAATAAAGGCAGCTGTAAGTTTTAAGCTGTAAGTTGTCAGAGAAAGTCTCAAAACTTTAAAAGTAAAGCCTTTGACTCACCCGTGGAGCTCTTGCGGTCGCTTCCGTCAGCGCGATCACTCAATCGTAGCCCGACCGCAACCGCCACGGAGATATGCCGCGTTTGTCTCAAGGCAAACTCCCAAGCAGCAAGGTTGAACAAAAACAATTCAGACCGCACAAAAAGCCCCCGGCAGGGGAGCGGTTTCTTTGGTTCGTTTCTTTATCGCTCAATAAAGAAATGAACCCGGCTGCCGGGCCG
This Desulfuromonas sp. DNA region includes the following protein-coding sequences:
- a CDS encoding RluA family pseudouridine synthase; protein product: MLSKRRTIRAVVTAEQAGLRLDQFLAQIDQDLSRGQAKKLIDLGSVHLNQRRLMQCSRELRTNDAITVHIDGLPFEPFVLKDQDIIFRDQYLLLVNKPAGVDTQPTPSRYKGTLYAAVADYLKNPLRRDLKPSIGMVQRLDRDTSGLIIFSIHRQAHKGLTQAFAGRGVRKLYRAFVSGRIEPAAGEFKSMLARNRASNLMRSVARGGQEALTRYRTIAANELMSAVEVEIPTGLMHQIRVHFAEAGHPLLGDTRYGGPAAVGNVDIPRQMLHACSLQLLHPVSKVKLDFSLDLPYDMNAVFRKLSGD
- a CDS encoding anti-sigma factor, with product MTEKLAIDIKVPNQTRYLSLIGKIGEDIARTIKRYNGDREELAYQVNLVLTEATSNAILHAESCLDDREIHINISIINKDLHIKVYDQGKGFDLKNVPSPDFGRPEESGRGVYIIQSIMDKVDCSRSSSGHVLEMIKHLH
- a CDS encoding HAD family hydrolase — translated: MVGGMPMAEFKGVIFDCDGVMFESRRANLAYYNDILTYFGADPVNENDREKADLCHAAASPEVLLHLLGEERRDAALEFAATIDYRKFIPCMDPEPGLHDALARLSESLPLAVATNRGSSMPAVLAHFELNRYFSTVVTSRDVERPKPHPDMLLLAISRLGLDNADVLFVGDSIYDKKAAEQAGIAFAAYKPSFEVPLSLESHAQLTEYVLG
- a CDS encoding prolipoprotein diacylglyceryl transferase, with the translated sequence MTLPHIDPVIFHIGPLAVRWYGVMYLLGFIGSYFYMNYLARLRKFSLNSEAISDLIFYGVFGVVLGGRIGYTLFYNFDYYRHHLFEILAVWKGGMSFHGGLLGVTAAILLFCRRRNKSLLEVGDIVAAATPIGLGFGRIGNFINGELWGRVTDVSWGVVFPAAGSMPRHPSQLYEAFLEGVVLFVVLWLVHRLQPRRGLPLFLFLAGYGLARFVVEFFRQPDSHIGYLWQGATMGQLLSLPMFLLGIAGIIIIYGRRNADG
- a CDS encoding anti-anti-sigma factor, which translates into the protein MNINIEEKGATVLIEVKEERLDAHNSSELKTQMLSLFDEGKNNLVVDLQEVRFVDSSGLGSLVSGFKNASARNGNLKLSGLQPQVKSMFELTRLHRVFEIFPESDEALSSFQ